One Calderihabitans maritimus genomic window carries:
- a CDS encoding fibronectin type III domain-containing protein, with translation MNSTGVRWLILFKGNGRKLTSAVALLALLLTLFPALPAVAGEDDSQGSLSIPAPDSVVGEVSSVVGRAYDPDGVSSVRVAIQNSQGEYLQDPFGGGWSNAWKSIEATITGWNFDSSVGGDVYEWSLGVAKAAFPEDTYKVYLYVLDQSGNFDDTVAGSPFTFQVDATGPVLSDPVPADGAVIAGSGAERFAVTATDVPAGVEAVQLVYKIGDEETKLQQGLTQEGDGVYAATVDLSGTTVGDVVYYYFTAEDNAGNSSRLPADGWYAAAVDKVPPGEVTGLTVEAPAEGGQLVLSWTDPDDGDYAGARVYYKTIEEENWTPAAEVEAGVQTYTITDLDSSGEIKYAVKVTTRDGFGNESEGTIDDNNGQGYAARDIQPPAEVSDLTVSIVPAGGSLELQWTDPDDGDYAGAKVYYRKLNETDWTYFGTVFDTVTGAVYVTDLANGTPYAVKVTTVDVYDNESDGVVADNNGQGYIPTDTQAPGEVTVVDVWAEPSGGTIELIWDDPKDLDLNHVNVYIREKGSDTWNTPAAVAKNVGWYEFTGLDRTGQTAYEFKITTVDAVYNESPGFELNNGGQGYTAKDETPPGEVTNVEVTIPAEGNSLEVSWDDPFDEDLDHINVYYRPIGTPGDAWLGPLPVDRGVERYLITGLANGHAYEVKLTAVDDVGNESSGVEENYFGHGYLPKQTAVDTTAPGEVTDLTVKPAPGAGRFILTLTTPEDEDLAGVAVYTALSGSDEWVLSEWLSSDMSETSEIAVQIPGSFVLGSDKVQFKVTTLDVHGNESEGVVADNGGQGYPVLGYWELTPGPEGWATFSVPVQLAGNQALLGDVINPEDVEIAYKFDAANQQWVQVTTDNNTLEPLEAVYIKLKKGTLAGIKPTTAPTNPPVKDLAAGWNLIGFTDNRPLSQALSSVDRLWSVAVSPAVNPDSWATTWNGYADYLVDTHYGYWVYMDEEGKLAGLSTTPVTVGRYPYPAVK, from the coding sequence AATGGAAGAAAATTAACGTCAGCAGTTGCTCTTTTAGCTCTGCTCCTAACGTTGTTCCCCGCTTTGCCGGCGGTGGCAGGAGAAGATGATTCCCAGGGTTCCTTAAGTATTCCAGCACCGGATAGTGTCGTAGGGGAAGTCTCATCTGTTGTTGGAAGAGCGTATGATCCTGACGGTGTGAGCAGTGTCAGGGTGGCTATCCAAAACAGCCAGGGAGAATATTTACAGGATCCGTTTGGCGGAGGTTGGAGTAACGCCTGGAAATCTATTGAGGCGACCATAACTGGTTGGAATTTTGATTCGAGTGTGGGCGGGGACGTGTATGAATGGAGCTTGGGAGTGGCGAAAGCGGCTTTTCCCGAGGATACCTATAAAGTATACCTCTATGTCTTGGACCAGTCAGGCAACTTTGACGATACTGTAGCAGGCAGTCCGTTCACGTTCCAGGTGGATGCAACTGGTCCTGTACTCAGCGATCCCGTACCGGCCGACGGGGCTGTTATTGCAGGCAGCGGCGCTGAGCGTTTTGCCGTCACCGCTACCGACGTACCGGCGGGCGTCGAGGCGGTTCAATTAGTATACAAGATCGGGGATGAGGAAACGAAACTGCAGCAAGGCTTAACCCAGGAAGGAGACGGTGTTTACGCAGCCACCGTTGACCTTTCCGGCACGACCGTAGGAGACGTTGTCTACTACTACTTCACCGCGGAGGATAACGCCGGGAATAGCAGCAGGCTCCCCGCCGACGGTTGGTATGCCGCCGCCGTGGACAAGGTGCCGCCCGGAGAAGTTACCGGCCTTACTGTGGAAGCTCCCGCTGAAGGCGGCCAGCTGGTCTTGAGCTGGACTGATCCGGATGACGGCGACTATGCCGGTGCCAGAGTGTATTATAAAACAATTGAAGAGGAGAATTGGACTCCGGCCGCCGAGGTAGAGGCGGGCGTTCAGACTTACACCATAACGGATCTCGATTCGTCAGGGGAGATTAAGTATGCGGTTAAGGTAACCACCCGAGACGGGTTTGGAAACGAATCCGAGGGCACGATTGACGACAACAACGGTCAAGGTTATGCAGCCAGGGATATTCAGCCTCCGGCGGAAGTGAGCGACCTAACGGTCAGCATTGTACCGGCCGGCGGTAGTCTGGAACTTCAGTGGACCGATCCGGATGACGGCGACTATGCCGGCGCCAAAGTATACTACCGGAAGCTGAACGAAACTGACTGGACCTATTTTGGCACAGTTTTTGACACGGTTACCGGAGCGGTATACGTTACCGACCTTGCCAACGGGACGCCCTATGCGGTAAAGGTGACCACAGTTGATGTTTACGACAACGAGTCGGATGGTGTCGTAGCAGACAACAACGGCCAAGGATATATACCGACCGATACTCAGGCGCCCGGCGAGGTGACTGTTGTTGATGTCTGGGCAGAGCCCTCTGGTGGTACCATCGAGTTAATTTGGGACGATCCGAAAGACCTCGACCTCAACCACGTGAATGTGTATATACGGGAGAAAGGCAGCGACACCTGGAATACGCCTGCGGCAGTGGCGAAAAACGTTGGGTGGTACGAATTTACCGGCCTCGACCGCACCGGTCAGACCGCATATGAGTTCAAGATCACGACTGTAGATGCGGTTTACAATGAATCTCCGGGCTTTGAACTGAACAATGGCGGCCAGGGGTACACCGCTAAAGACGAGACTCCGCCCGGTGAGGTCACCAATGTAGAGGTAACGATTCCGGCTGAGGGCAACAGCCTAGAGGTCAGTTGGGATGATCCGTTTGATGAAGACCTGGACCATATAAACGTGTACTATCGGCCTATCGGCACCCCGGGAGACGCCTGGTTAGGTCCGCTGCCGGTGGACAGGGGCGTTGAGCGCTACCTGATTACTGGCCTGGCTAACGGGCATGCCTACGAGGTAAAGCTCACCGCAGTGGATGACGTGGGCAACGAGTCCAGCGGAGTGGAAGAAAACTATTTTGGCCATGGCTACCTGCCCAAGCAGACTGCTGTTGATACCACCGCACCGGGTGAGGTTACCGATCTCACCGTTAAGCCGGCTCCGGGTGCGGGCAGATTTATCCTCACTTTAACGACACCGGAGGATGAGGATCTGGCTGGAGTAGCTGTGTATACAGCCTTATCCGGCAGCGATGAATGGGTTTTATCCGAGTGGCTTTCCTCGGATATGTCTGAGACGAGTGAAATTGCTGTTCAAATTCCTGGGAGCTTCGTCCTCGGCAGCGACAAGGTACAGTTCAAGGTGACGACGCTTGACGTGCATGGTAACGAGTCCGAGGGCGTGGTCGCTGACAACGGCGGCCAGGGCTATCCCGTACTGGGTTACTGGGAGCTGACACCCGGGCCGGAAGGATGGGCTACTTTCTCCGTTCCGGTACAGCTTGCCGGTAACCAAGCGCTCCTGGGCGATGTGATCAATCCGGAGGATGTAGAGATTGCCTACAAGTTTGATGCAGCAAACCAGCAATGGGTACAGGTTACCACGGATAACAATACTTTAGAACCACTAGAAGCGGTGTACATCAAGCTGAAGAAGGGTACGCTGGCCGGGATCAAGCCCACAACGGCTCCGACAAACCCGCCGGTGAAAGATCTGGCTGCAGGCTGGAACCTCATTGGCTTCACGGACAACCGTCCGTTATCTCAGGCGCTGAGTTCTGTTGATAGATTGTGGAGCGTGGCGGTGAGTCCCGCGGTTAATCCCGATTCGTGGGCAACGACGTGGAATGGGTATGCTGACTATTTAGTAGATACGCACTATGGATACTGGGTATACATGGACGAGGAGGGTAAGCTGGCT